The region TGGTCTCCATCATCATGAGTGGCCTCACCTTCTGGGCGGTGAACACAATTCAAACCAATGCCCACCTCAATGACACCCGCTATGGTCGCGATTTAGGGTTACTCCTCGCTGCTGATGTAGCACCCCTTGTGGCCAAAGGGGATACCGCCGCTGTTGCTGAATTTTCCCGTAAATTCTATGAGCGCAGTGCCAGTATTCGCTACATCCTCTATGCGGATCCCGACGGGGAAATTTACTATGGCCTACCCTACTCTGCCCCCCAAGTGGAAAGCGCCCTGACCCTGCGCCGCCGTATTCAACTGCCAGAGACCTACCATGCTAGCCAAGAACCCCTCGTGCGCCAACATCAAACCCCCAATGGTTTAGTTGCCGACGTCTTTGTTCCCCTAACCTTCAATGGCGAAAACTTAGGGGTTGTTGCCCTGGGAATTAACCCGAACCCAACATTGATTGCTTCTGCCAATCTCACGCGGGATCTAACGATCGCTGTTTTTGTCTCCCTTTGGATCATGGTGATCTTGGGGGGAGTCTTCAATGCCCTCACGATTACCCAACCCATTAAAGAATTAGTGCAGGGGGTGAAAAACATTGCAGCGGGGAATTTTAAGCAACGCATTAACCTGCCCTTTGGCGGTGAACTGGGGGAGTTGATCACCAGCTTTAATGACATGGCTGAGCGCCTCGCTTCCTACGAGGCCCAAAACATTGAAGAACTCCAAGCCGAGAAAGCTAAACTGGATACCTTGGTCTCGACGATTGCGGATGGAGCCATTCTCTTAGATACCGACATGCGGATTATTCTTGTCAACCCCACAGCGCAGCGTCTTTTCAATTGGGAAGGGATGAACGTTATTGGCCAAAATGCCCTGGACTGCTTTCCAGCCCCGGTGTGCGAAAAACTCACCTGTCCCCTTTACAAGGCCTCTCGCGGCGAGTCAGAAGGGGGAGAATTTCGGGTGACGCTGCAAGAACCTAGCTCGCGATCAGTACGGATTCTGCTGACAACGGTTATGGATGTGCAGCGGGAAAAACCTAAAGGCATTGCAATTACCATTCAGGACATTACCCGCGAAGTGGAACTCAACGAAGCCAAAGCGCAATTGATTAGCAATGTTTCCCATGAGTTGCGTACACCTCTATTCAATATCAAATCAATCATCGAAACGATTCAAGAGTACGGCAGCAGCCTCAGTGAAAAAGAGCAACAGGAGTTCCTAGAAACCGCTAACCACGAGACCGATCGCCTAACTCGCCTTGTCAATGATTTTCTCGATATTTCTCGCCTCGAATCGGGTCGACCCTATCAGTTTGGCTCCGTACAGATGGCGCAGGTGATTGATCAGATCATGCGCACCTACCAACTCAATGCTGCCAATAAGTCCATTACCCTAACTGCCGAGGTGGAAAACCCCCTGCCACCGGTTTGGGGCAATTACGATCTGCTCATTGGTGCCCTCACTAACTTGGTGGGCAATGCCTTGAAGTTTACACCCGAAAATGGACGGGTCACGATTCGTGCCTATGTCTGGCATCCCTCCAGTGATCCAGAGCAGGAACGGGTCCGCATTGAAGTGGCCGACACGGGTATGGGGATTGCCCCCGAGGATCAACCCCGTGTTTTTGAACGCTTTTTCCGCGTCGAGAATCGCGTGCATACCCTAGAGGGGACGGGGCTGGGGTTGGCCATTGTCCAAGATATTATCCACAAGCACAACACGCAAATTCATTTAATTAGTGAATTGGGGGTCGGTAGTACCTTTTGGTTTGATTTGGCCATTGATGAATCCGCCCTCGTTGATAACCCTGATGGCAGAGCTGAAACGGCGCTGCCCCCCGCTTAAAACAGGTGGATAGGGGGTCGCCCCCTGGGCAACAGCGACAAATCATCCGCTAAAATTTGGAGGCAAGAATTAATCACTCCTCACCCTAATGACCGCTTGGGCTTGGCCCTTAGGAAAAAAATACACGTTTTTGCATTTATTTTGCTGCTCTATTTAAA is a window of Thermosynechococcus vestitus BP-1 DNA encoding:
- the nblS gene encoding two-component system sensor histidine kinase NblS, whose protein sequence is MVVLKTETTQGSWSDKLRGIARWWSEFKIQTRLMATATLVVSIIMSGLTFWAVNTIQTNAHLNDTRYGRDLGLLLAADVAPLVAKGDTAAVAEFSRKFYERSASIRYILYADPDGEIYYGLPYSAPQVESALTLRRRIQLPETYHASQEPLVRQHQTPNGLVADVFVPLTFNGENLGVVALGINPNPTLIASANLTRDLTIAVFVSLWIMVILGGVFNALTITQPIKELVQGVKNIAAGNFKQRINLPFGGELGELITSFNDMAERLASYEAQNIEELQAEKAKLDTLVSTIADGAILLDTDMRIILVNPTAQRLFNWEGMNVIGQNALDCFPAPVCEKLTCPLYKASRGESEGGEFRVTLQEPSSRSVRILLTTVMDVQREKPKGIAITIQDITREVELNEAKAQLISNVSHELRTPLFNIKSIIETIQEYGSSLSEKEQQEFLETANHETDRLTRLVNDFLDISRLESGRPYQFGSVQMAQVIDQIMRTYQLNAANKSITLTAEVENPLPPVWGNYDLLIGALTNLVGNALKFTPENGRVTIRAYVWHPSSDPEQERVRIEVADTGMGIAPEDQPRVFERFFRVENRVHTLEGTGLGLAIVQDIIHKHNTQIHLISELGVGSTFWFDLAIDESALVDNPDGRAETALPPA